One segment of Bacillus horti DNA contains the following:
- a CDS encoding metallophosphoesterase, which produces MRIYTISDLHLDYKENQLWLHNLLEQNNYERDLLILAGDITDNFTLLEEALAAIKNSFREVFFVPGNHDLWIRKERKANPMTSFEKFHKISALLDKLGIKRSPFHFEGAYEKVSIIPLLGWYDYSFGSLNSGLRGRWMDFFRCDWDGLEEEDVTAIFIEMNKEHLPDPQSFSKNRENNSKVITFSHFVPRLDLMPTYIPAKFQAIFPLLGSYKLEEQIRYLKSDIHVFGHTHLNMNKILQGIQYVNNAFGYPYEHSICRKELICIYDDFAN; this is translated from the coding sequence TTTGGTTACATAACTTGTTAGAGCAGAACAATTATGAGCGAGATTTATTAATTTTAGCTGGTGATATAACTGATAATTTTACGCTTCTTGAAGAAGCCTTAGCTGCTATAAAGAATAGCTTCCGAGAGGTTTTCTTTGTCCCTGGTAACCATGATCTTTGGATTAGAAAAGAGCGTAAAGCAAACCCCATGACATCCTTTGAAAAATTTCATAAAATCTCTGCACTATTAGATAAGCTTGGGATAAAAAGATCACCATTCCACTTTGAGGGTGCGTATGAGAAAGTAAGTATCATTCCCTTACTAGGCTGGTACGATTATTCTTTTGGTTCTTTAAACAGTGGCTTAAGGGGACGGTGGATGGATTTTTTTCGTTGTGATTGGGATGGGTTAGAAGAGGAAGATGTAACAGCAATATTTATTGAAATGAATAAAGAGCATTTACCTGATCCTCAATCATTTTCGAAAAATAGAGAAAATAATTCTAAAGTCATTACCTTCTCTCATTTTGTTCCTAGACTAGATCTTATGCCAACTTACATCCCAGCCAAATTTCAAGCTATCTTCCCCCTTTTAGGTAGCTACAAGCTAGAGGAACAGATTCGATATCTTAAATCTGATATTCACGTCTTCGGTCATACTCATTTAAATATGAATAAAATCCTGCAAGGAATTCAGTATGTAAATAATGCTTTTGGTTATCCTTATGAGCATTCTATTTGTCGTAAAGAGCTTATTTGTATTTATGACGATTTTGCAAATTAA